The proteins below come from a single Oscillatoria sp. FACHB-1407 genomic window:
- a CDS encoding xanthine dehydrogenase family protein molybdopterin-binding subunit has product MSSIIGTAVSRKDGLAKVTGTATYTAEQRLPGLVHGYLVTAAIAKGRVRSLATQAAERSPGVIAVITHQNAPKVFPVTNDFATSKLYESRPPLSDDQIHYSGQIIGLVVADTFERAREAAQLIQVEYDVERAIADFAQGSFQAVENLEFQKGEPVPASESPTLEATYTTATELHAMMEPHAIIAHWQNDSLTVYEGCQWVAAVQRTYAELFGIPTEKVRIVTPFIGGGFGSKAFPWSHSVLCAAVARQIQRPLKLVVSRRQMTANTGHRSETEQTIRLTAEADGTLVAIAHTAKSVTSPVEAFTEHCTNITPVMYAAPHVHTSQTVATLNIGTPTWMRGPGEVPGMWALESAMDELAWQLNLDPIELRLKNETQTNLRNDLPFSSKHFADCLQEGAKRFGWENRPSRPRSLTRDGQRIGWGMAASTFPSYRGRASVKVRLLPDGRVNVLTSANDMGTGAYTLVAIMVAETLGISVDNITVEIGDSLFPDGGLAGGSQMTASLMPAVQQACQNLLNSGNFATVADALRELQRTGRAALEATGSAAPGEEGKQWAFQSWGAHFCEVAIDEELGRLRVTRWVAVMDVGRVMNAKAAASQIRGGVIMGIGGALMEECLFDPNLGHPVVYDLATYHYPSHADIPRIEVVFVGKPDLAFNPLGARGAGEIGITGVAAAIANAIYHATGKRIRSLPITPDKLMA; this is encoded by the coding sequence ATGAGCAGCATCATAGGAACAGCGGTCAGCCGAAAGGATGGGTTGGCGAAGGTGACGGGAACAGCGACCTACACCGCCGAACAGCGGCTTCCGGGGTTGGTGCATGGGTATCTGGTGACAGCGGCGATCGCCAAAGGACGAGTGCGATCGCTGGCGACTCAGGCAGCAGAACGATCGCCCGGTGTGATCGCCGTGATAACTCACCAAAACGCGCCTAAAGTCTTCCCCGTCACTAACGACTTCGCAACCAGCAAGCTCTACGAATCTCGTCCGCCCCTCTCAGATGACCAGATTCACTACAGTGGGCAGATTATTGGCTTGGTTGTCGCAGATACCTTCGAGCGGGCGCGGGAGGCTGCCCAACTGATTCAGGTGGAATACGACGTCGAAAGGGCGATCGCGGATTTTGCCCAGGGGAGTTTCCAAGCGGTTGAAAATCTGGAATTTCAAAAAGGGGAACCTGTTCCGGCAAGCGAATCTCCAACCCTGGAAGCAACCTACACCACCGCCACCGAACTGCACGCCATGATGGAACCCCACGCCATCATTGCCCACTGGCAGAACGATTCCCTCACGGTTTACGAAGGGTGCCAATGGGTTGCGGCGGTTCAGCGCACCTACGCGGAATTGTTTGGCATTCCCACCGAAAAGGTACGCATCGTCACGCCTTTTATCGGGGGTGGATTTGGGTCAAAGGCATTTCCCTGGTCGCACAGTGTGTTGTGTGCTGCCGTTGCCCGTCAGATTCAGCGTCCCCTAAAGCTGGTCGTCAGTCGCCGCCAGATGACTGCTAATACGGGACACCGTTCTGAAACGGAACAGACCATCCGACTCACCGCAGAGGCAGACGGAACGTTGGTGGCGATCGCCCACACCGCAAAATCCGTTACCTCTCCCGTTGAAGCTTTTACCGAACACTGCACCAATATCACCCCCGTCATGTATGCCGCACCCCATGTGCATACGAGCCAAACCGTTGCCACCCTCAACATTGGTACTCCCACCTGGATGCGGGGACCCGGTGAAGTTCCCGGAATGTGGGCACTGGAATCGGCAATGGATGAACTGGCATGGCAACTCAACCTCGACCCCATCGAGTTGCGGCTCAAAAACGAAACTCAAACGAATCTGCGGAATGATCTTCCCTTCTCCAGCAAACATTTCGCAGATTGCCTGCAAGAGGGAGCTAAACGGTTTGGCTGGGAAAACCGCCCGTCCCGTCCCCGGAGCCTGACTCGTGACGGTCAACGAATCGGATGGGGAATGGCAGCATCGACCTTTCCCAGCTATCGGGGCAGGGCGTCGGTAAAAGTCCGACTGTTACCGGATGGACGGGTAAATGTGCTGACCTCCGCCAATGATATGGGCACTGGAGCCTATACCCTGGTGGCGATCATGGTGGCGGAAACCCTGGGTATATCCGTGGACAATATCACCGTCGAAATTGGGGATTCCCTGTTTCCCGATGGCGGGTTGGCAGGGGGTTCGCAAATGACTGCTTCTCTCATGCCTGCCGTTCAGCAAGCCTGTCAAAACTTACTGAACTCCGGAAACTTTGCCACCGTTGCCGATGCCCTGCGGGAACTCCAGCGCACCGGACGGGCAGCCCTGGAGGCGACGGGCTCTGCGGCTCCCGGTGAAGAGGGGAAACAGTGGGCGTTTCAATCCTGGGGTGCCCATTTTTGTGAAGTGGCGATCGATGAGGAACTGGGACGGTTACGAGTCACCCGTTGGGTCGCCGTCATGGATGTCGGACGGGTGATGAATGCGAAAGCCGCCGCCAGTCAGATTCGGGGTGGCGTGATCATGGGCATCGGGGGCGCGTTGATGGAAGAGTGTCTGTTTGATCCCAATCTGGGGCATCCAGTGGTCTATGACCTGGCAACCTACCACTACCCCAGCCATGCCGATATTCCGCGCATTGAGGTCGTGTTTGTTGGCAAACCCGATCTCGCCTTTAACCCGCTCGGTGCAAGGGGTGCAGGAGAAATTGGCATTACCGGAGTGGCAGCCGCGATCGCCAACGCCATCTATCACGCCACCGGAAAACGGATTCGCAGTTTGCCGATAACGCCAGACAAGTTAATGGCATAG
- a CDS encoding XdhC family protein produces the protein MNELQRILQAAKQLQKSQKRAVLATVVQTSGSVYRRPGARMLLTDDGQMIGAISGGCLESDLLERSRPLFSSGDRLLVRYDTTSRDDIVFGFGLGCNGTVDILLEPLDNTTIIQQLAFMEACLNTSQVGAIATVFSVEGSLDVQVGDRLMMSIDPQCNTLHNTENVCRGHWRFAPTELYGDLYRTLIEQKNRVQPYAFPTGTINVLLDVIRPPVPLLIFGAGHDAIPVVELAKRLGWHVTVIDPRSGYVTPDRFPQADRLICCQPEQFADYHHLLTAKTVAVVMTHRYLSDLAFLKALIPARLRYLGVLGPKHRMQRLWQDLADQGIIPTSQQRQHLYNPVGLDLGAETPEEIALSIIAEIQAVISGRSARFLRDRVGSIHSSQSPCLERVS, from the coding sequence ATGAACGAATTACAACGCATATTGCAAGCGGCAAAACAGCTTCAAAAGTCCCAAAAACGGGCAGTCCTGGCAACGGTTGTGCAAACAAGCGGTTCTGTTTACCGCAGACCGGGTGCCCGAATGTTACTGACTGACGATGGACAGATGATCGGTGCCATCAGCGGAGGGTGTTTAGAAAGCGACCTGCTGGAGCGATCGCGCCCCCTCTTTTCCAGTGGCGATCGCCTTCTGGTGCGGTACGACACCACCTCCAGGGATGACATCGTGTTTGGGTTTGGGCTGGGCTGTAATGGCACGGTCGATATTCTATTGGAACCGTTGGACAACACCACGATTATTCAACAATTGGCGTTTATGGAAGCCTGTCTGAACACGTCGCAAGTCGGCGCGATCGCCACGGTCTTTTCTGTCGAAGGGTCGCTGGATGTGCAGGTGGGCGATCGCCTGATGATGAGCATCGATCCGCAATGCAACACTCTCCACAACACAGAAAATGTTTGCCGGGGTCACTGGCGATTTGCCCCGACGGAACTGTATGGAGACCTCTACAGAACCTTGATTGAACAAAAAAATCGCGTGCAGCCCTACGCATTCCCCACGGGAACGATTAACGTTTTGTTAGACGTGATTCGTCCCCCGGTGCCCCTGCTGATTTTTGGAGCAGGACATGACGCGATTCCCGTTGTGGAACTGGCGAAACGATTAGGCTGGCACGTGACGGTCATCGACCCTCGATCCGGATATGTGACCCCTGATCGGTTTCCTCAAGCCGATCGCCTGATCTGCTGCCAACCTGAACAGTTTGCAGACTATCACCATTTACTCACTGCAAAAACCGTTGCAGTCGTCATGACCCATCGCTATCTCAGCGATCTGGCATTCCTTAAAGCCCTGATTCCGGCACGACTCCGCTACCTGGGGGTATTGGGTCCCAAACACCGCATGCAGCGACTCTGGCAAGACCTTGCCGACCAGGGCATCATTCCCACCTCTCAGCAACGGCAACATCTGTATAACCCAGTGGGATTAGATCTGGGGGCTGAAACGCCAGAAGAGATTGCCCTTTCCATCATTGCTGAAATTCAAGCGGTCATCAGTGGGCGTTCTGCTCGCTTTTTGCGCGATCGCGTCGGTTCTATTCATTCGTCCCAATCGCCATGTCTCGAACGGGTATCTTGA
- a CDS encoding nucleotidyltransferase family protein, whose product MSRTGILILAAGASTRLGQPKQLLDYQGKPLIQHMAEVAIASGGQPVGVVLGAYAAAIAPHLINLNIHLTHNAHWQTGMASSIRCGLQQVLQLASDLEAIVLMVCDQPFVTSHLIQQLMTGYQTSNSLIIASEYEDTLGVPALFDKTLFPELMTLSGDRGARSLMRQYRSYCMSIAFAQGAIDLDTPHDLDILSHSRCSIPSNVSFA is encoded by the coding sequence ATGTCTCGAACGGGTATCTTGATTTTGGCAGCGGGAGCCTCTACCCGTCTGGGTCAACCCAAACAACTGTTGGATTATCAGGGTAAGCCGCTGATTCAGCACATGGCAGAAGTAGCCATTGCATCAGGGGGGCAGCCAGTTGGAGTGGTTTTGGGAGCCTATGCAGCCGCGATCGCCCCCCACCTCATAAATCTAAACATCCACCTTACCCACAACGCACACTGGCAAACAGGAATGGCAAGTTCTATCCGGTGTGGATTACAGCAAGTTTTGCAGCTTGCGTCTGATCTAGAGGCGATTGTTCTCATGGTGTGTGATCAACCGTTTGTCACATCTCATCTGATTCAACAATTGATGACGGGTTATCAAACGTCTAACTCTCTCATCATCGCCTCCGAATACGAGGACACGCTCGGTGTTCCAGCCCTTTTCGACAAAACACTTTTTCCAGAGTTAATGACCCTGTCAGGAGATCGGGGAGCGAGATCCCTGATGCGGCAATATCGCTCCTATTGCATGAGCATTGCATTTGCCCAAGGAGCGATCGATCTGGATACCCCCCACGATCTGGATATTCTCTCCCACTCCCGCTGCTCCATCCCTTCTAACGTTTCATTTGCCTGA
- a CDS encoding MFS transporter, translating into MTQVSSRVLWLQVWGLAAVQGAIALVWVIYNLYLIALLEEFGFSATLATGLLILENGLAAVMEPLMGSLSDRAQQWIGSRFPFIAVGIILAATCSIAIPTIAIFGLRSPILRWLMPAVLVAWALAMTVFRSPALSLLGRYALATQLPQAASILTLVGGLAGALGPLASGIILGLGPMVAFSIGAFVLLGAAVALRSVSPNQQVQAQANTASPTQAAKTSHRISLIALGLLLGAGVGVGLGFRLLMQNFPKILVAQGVTQPSLIVGMIFITLALTAIPAGRLAVYWGNRTAMVAGLGAMALLCAVMLWNQPTWIAVAIAIAFGAAFSLVSNGTLPFALSMVPPDKGGLGTGMYFSGGAIANSVFGSFFGTGDSLSPTVGGITAAIAFAVAGLCVLATFRLRQMKR; encoded by the coding sequence ATGACACAGGTTTCTTCTCGTGTGCTGTGGTTACAAGTGTGGGGACTGGCAGCTGTGCAGGGGGCGATCGCACTTGTCTGGGTCATCTACAATCTCTATTTGATTGCCTTGTTAGAGGAATTCGGGTTCTCTGCAACGCTGGCAACCGGATTACTCATCCTTGAGAATGGGCTGGCGGCGGTGATGGAGCCGTTGATGGGTAGCCTGTCTGACCGAGCACAGCAATGGATTGGTAGCCGTTTTCCCTTCATTGCGGTGGGCATCATTCTCGCAGCAACCTGCTCCATCGCCATCCCAACAATCGCCATCTTTGGACTGCGATCGCCCATCTTACGGTGGCTGATGCCAGCTGTGCTCGTTGCTTGGGCTTTAGCGATGACCGTCTTTCGCAGTCCTGCCCTGTCGCTCCTGGGACGTTATGCCCTCGCGACCCAACTGCCGCAAGCTGCCAGCATTTTAACCCTGGTCGGGGGTTTGGCTGGAGCACTCGGTCCCCTCGCCAGTGGAATCATTCTGGGATTAGGACCCATGGTGGCATTTAGTATCGGAGCCTTTGTCCTGTTAGGAGCCGCTGTGGCGTTGCGGAGCGTCAGTCCCAATCAACAGGTGCAAGCTCAAGCCAATACCGCTTCTCCAACTCAAGCAGCAAAGACATCGCATCGGATCTCGTTGATCGCACTGGGCTTACTCCTGGGTGCAGGGGTTGGGGTTGGATTGGGCTTTCGCTTACTGATGCAAAACTTTCCCAAGATTCTGGTTGCCCAAGGGGTGACCCAACCCAGCTTGATTGTAGGCATGATTTTTATCACGTTAGCCCTCACCGCTATTCCAGCAGGGCGATTGGCGGTGTATTGGGGCAATCGAACGGCGATGGTAGCAGGACTTGGGGCGATGGCTCTGCTGTGTGCTGTCATGCTCTGGAACCAACCTACTTGGATTGCTGTGGCGATCGCCATTGCGTTTGGAGCAGCCTTTAGCCTCGTCTCCAATGGCACTCTTCCCTTTGCGCTGTCGATGGTGCCCCCCGATAAAGGCGGATTAGGAACGGGCATGTACTTCAGTGGTGGGGCGATCGCCAACAGTGTCTTTGGTTCCTTCTTTGGGACGGGCGATAGCTTATCGCCAACGGTGGGAGGAATTACTGCTGCGATCGCCTTTGCTGTAGCGGGTTTATGTGTTCTGGCAACCTTTAGACTCAGGCAAATGAAACGTTAG
- a CDS encoding MOSC domain-containing protein, with protein MQGVVVAVSRSASHTFTKTNQPNIQLLAGLGVEGDAHSGETVKHRSRVAVDPTQPNLRQVHLIHAELHDELRTVGFVVAPGEMGENITTRGINLLQLPTGTKLHIGSTAVIQVTGLRNPCVQLNQFQTGLMSAVLGRDDQGNLIRKAGVMSIVLSSGEVCSGDGIDVELPPEPHRPLERV; from the coding sequence ATGCAGGGTGTTGTTGTTGCCGTCAGCCGCAGTGCCAGTCACACATTTACGAAGACAAATCAACCCAACATTCAACTGTTAGCTGGGCTTGGAGTCGAGGGAGATGCCCACTCTGGGGAAACTGTGAAACACCGATCGCGGGTTGCTGTTGACCCAACTCAGCCAAACCTGCGCCAGGTGCATCTCATTCATGCGGAGTTGCACGACGAGTTGCGGACGGTTGGATTTGTCGTTGCTCCAGGAGAGATGGGTGAAAACATCACTACACGCGGCATTAATCTGCTCCAGTTACCCACGGGGACAAAGCTACATATCGGTAGCACAGCCGTTATCCAGGTGACGGGTTTGCGAAATCCTTGCGTTCAACTCAACCAATTTCAAACGGGGTTAATGTCGGCGGTGTTAGGGCGTGACGACCAGGGAAATCTGATTCGCAAGGCAGGAGTGATGAGTATTGTGCTGTCGAGTGGTGAGGTTTGCTCAGGGGATGGGATTGATGTTGAACTGCCTCCAGAGCCTCACCGTCCATTAGAGCGAGTTTGA
- a CDS encoding GNAT family N-acetyltransferase has protein sequence MKENRQLDIREDDLTGKAIIDLLREHLNNMHEITPPESVHALDLEGLRSPDITFWTAWEGDELLGCGALKELDSKTGEIKSMRTVDAHRRKGVASKILEHIIQEAKRRDYDCLYLETGSFPEFAPARALYARYGFEYRGPFAGYVKDPNSVFMAKKL, from the coding sequence ATGAAGGAGAATAGACAATTGGACATTCGTGAAGATGATCTAACGGGTAAAGCGATCATTGACTTGCTGCGGGAACATCTCAACAACATGCACGAGATCACACCGCCCGAAAGCGTCCATGCACTCGACCTGGAAGGGTTGCGATCGCCTGACATCACCTTCTGGACAGCCTGGGAGGGAGACGAGTTACTGGGATGTGGCGCATTAAAAGAACTCGATTCTAAAACGGGTGAGATCAAATCAATGCGTACCGTTGATGCTCACCGTCGCAAAGGTGTTGCTTCAAAAATTTTGGAACACATCATTCAAGAGGCTAAACGGCGTGACTATGATTGCCTGTATTTAGAAACCGGATCGTTTCCTGAGTTTGCACCAGCACGCGCCCTATACGCGCGCTATGGATTTGAATATCGCGGTCCGTTTGCGGGCTATGTTAAGGATCCAAATAGTGTGTTTATGGCAAAAAAGTTGTAG
- a CDS encoding Rad52/Rad22 family DNA repair protein: protein MKLSDILPELTAKFEPHEHKKRQVPGGGDWYFVPWQTVRARLNRVCPEDWTNAYSDLTFTEGYCIIVCTLTICGVSHQGIGSTPIEMLSHEGKNVAYGDPIERATADAFKNAAEQFGIAAYLDAQSNPTKKKAFFEYVSGRRAA from the coding sequence ATGAAACTCTCAGACATTCTTCCTGAACTGACTGCCAAATTTGAACCCCACGAGCACAAAAAACGGCAGGTGCCGGGTGGAGGAGACTGGTACTTCGTGCCGTGGCAAACGGTTCGGGCGCGGCTCAACCGAGTCTGCCCCGAAGACTGGACGAATGCTTATTCCGACCTGACGTTTACCGAGGGGTACTGCATCATCGTTTGTACTCTGACGATCTGTGGTGTGAGTCATCAGGGAATCGGCTCAACCCCAATCGAGATGTTAAGTCATGAGGGCAAAAATGTTGCCTATGGTGATCCGATTGAACGAGCAACGGCAGATGCGTTTAAAAATGCAGCAGAGCAGTTTGGCATTGCTGCCTATTTGGATGCTCAAAGCAACCCGACGAAAAAGAAGGCATTTTTCGAATACGTCAGTGGTCGCAGAGCCGCTTAA
- a CDS encoding DUF1349 domain-containing protein — translation MQWYNEPPDWRQEGDVLHITTGAKTDFWRKTHYGFIRDDGHFYYQEVTGNFTADVKITGHYQVLYDQAGIMVRESETVWLKCGIEFVEEVQNISAVVTRDFSDWSVTPLLNPPTSLWLRVQRRAEAIEVQYSLDGSHYQLLRLTYLTGAETVQVGLMAASPQGEGCAIAFEGFHITQP, via the coding sequence ATGCAGTGGTACAACGAGCCTCCAGACTGGCGACAGGAGGGAGACGTGCTCCACATAACAACGGGAGCAAAGACTGACTTCTGGCGGAAAACCCACTATGGGTTTATTCGGGATGATGGACACTTCTACTACCAGGAGGTCACGGGCAATTTCACCGCCGATGTCAAAATCACAGGGCACTATCAGGTGCTCTATGACCAGGCAGGCATCATGGTTCGCGAGAGCGAAACCGTTTGGCTCAAATGCGGCATTGAATTTGTTGAAGAGGTCCAAAATATCAGTGCCGTTGTGACACGAGACTTTTCCGATTGGTCAGTCACACCATTGCTTAATCCACCAACTTCACTGTGGCTACGAGTGCAGCGACGGGCAGAGGCGATCGAGGTGCAATACTCTCTGGATGGCTCCCACTATCAGCTGTTGCGTCTGACCTACCTGACCGGGGCTGAAACCGTTCAGGTGGGCTTGATGGCAGCATCCCCTCAAGGCGAAGGATGTGCGATCGCTTTTGAAGGGTTTCACATCACGCAACCATAA
- the dnaK gene encoding molecular chaperone DnaK, producing the protein MTTTGKIIGIDLGTTNSCVAVLENGNPVIIPNMEGGRTTPSVVGFRDFDCLVGQLAKRQLIPNAQNTVFSIKRFMGRHWQDTALERSRVPYICIPSQDNRVKIQIRNQAYTPQEISARILKKLKDDAEKYLGEPVTQAVITVPAYFSEAQRQATKDAGKLAGLTVRRIINEPTAAALAYGLAKPEQEQCILVFDLGGGTFDVSVLRLGDQVVEVVATAGNNHLGGDDFDDCIVRWLVEQFKEQEGIDLSTDAIALQRLREAAEKAKIELSNTITTNINLPFLTAGNDGPKHMDIEFTRARFEVLTRHLIESTMEPVTQAIKDAGLAIDQIDRILLVGGSTRIPAVQAALSKQLPNKSLDYSMNPDEVVALGAAVQGGILTKELSDNGNNTMLLDVTPLSLGIETLGGVFIPIVDRNTTIPTSQTRIFSTAANGQTAVEVHVLQGEAAMAVENISLGRLILSNIPPAPRGVPQIEVNFEIDADGILIVSAQDLGTGQQQKSNLINTGHLSESEIQAILKRWEEQAETDTLRRRIAELKNEAEIHILETYKTTLIEYGERIPQPLKMKAHALAENLKRAIAQPDTTLDQLQQHCTALQDVLLTLGQKVYEHLETATSPTAAITVSNEFGSSEYDEYDDSTEQATDIAEYQAVE; encoded by the coding sequence ATGACAACTACTGGCAAGATCATCGGTATTGACTTAGGCACAACCAACAGTTGTGTCGCCGTGCTCGAAAATGGCAACCCCGTCATCATTCCTAACATGGAAGGAGGGCGCACGACTCCCAGTGTCGTTGGTTTTCGAGACTTTGATTGTTTGGTCGGTCAGTTGGCAAAGCGACAGCTTATTCCCAATGCTCAAAACACGGTTTTTAGTATCAAGCGGTTTATGGGTCGCCATTGGCAGGATACGGCATTGGAGCGATCGCGTGTCCCCTATATCTGCATTCCTAGCCAAGATAATCGGGTCAAAATCCAAATCCGCAACCAGGCTTACACCCCTCAAGAAATTTCAGCCCGGATTCTCAAAAAACTCAAAGACGACGCCGAAAAGTATTTGGGTGAACCTGTCACTCAAGCCGTTATTACAGTACCTGCTTACTTCAGTGAGGCACAACGACAGGCAACCAAGGATGCTGGTAAACTGGCAGGCTTAACGGTTCGACGCATCATCAATGAACCGACAGCCGCTGCCCTTGCCTACGGTTTAGCAAAACCAGAACAAGAACAGTGCATTCTTGTGTTTGACCTGGGAGGCGGCACCTTTGATGTCTCAGTCTTACGCCTGGGCGACCAGGTCGTAGAGGTCGTTGCTACGGCGGGTAACAACCATTTGGGAGGCGATGATTTTGATGATTGCATTGTGCGCTGGTTAGTTGAGCAGTTCAAAGAGCAAGAGGGCATTGATCTATCGACAGACGCGATCGCCCTACAACGCCTTCGAGAAGCTGCTGAGAAAGCCAAGATCGAGCTTTCTAACACGATTACTACCAACATTAACTTGCCGTTTTTAACAGCTGGAAATGATGGTCCCAAGCACATGGATATCGAGTTTACTCGTGCTCGATTTGAGGTGTTAACCCGACACCTGATTGAAAGTACGATGGAACCAGTGACCCAAGCCATCAAGGATGCAGGTTTAGCCATTGACCAGATCGATCGCATTTTGTTGGTTGGCGGGTCAACCCGCATTCCCGCCGTGCAAGCGGCTCTTAGCAAGCAGTTACCCAACAAATCCCTCGATTATTCCATGAACCCAGATGAAGTGGTGGCACTGGGTGCGGCTGTCCAGGGGGGCATTTTAACTAAAGAATTGAGCGACAATGGCAACAACACCATGCTTCTGGATGTTACACCCCTGTCACTGGGAATTGAAACGTTGGGGGGTGTTTTTATCCCCATCGTTGACCGGAATACCACCATTCCTACCAGCCAAACTCGCATCTTTTCAACCGCTGCTAATGGGCAAACTGCTGTTGAGGTGCATGTGCTGCAAGGTGAGGCTGCCATGGCAGTGGAGAATATCAGCCTTGGTCGATTGATTCTCAGCAATATTCCTCCGGCTCCGCGTGGCGTTCCGCAAATCGAGGTGAATTTTGAGATTGATGCCGATGGTATCTTAATCGTCTCTGCTCAAGATCTGGGAACAGGGCAGCAACAAAAATCTAACTTGATCAATACAGGTCATTTAAGTGAGAGCGAGATTCAAGCAATCTTAAAACGATGGGAAGAACAAGCTGAAACAGATACATTGCGGAGACGGATTGCAGAACTAAAAAACGAAGCAGAAATACATATATTAGAGACTTATAAAACAACATTAATCGAGTATGGAGAGCGAATTCCGCAACCGCTCAAGATGAAAGCGCATGCATTAGCAGAGAATTTGAAACGGGCGATCGCTCAACCTGACACAACCCTTGATCAACTCCAGCAACACTGCACAGCTCTACAGGATGTCTTGCTGACATTAGGGCAAAAGGTTTATGAGCATCTTGAAACAGCAACCTCACCAACCGCCGCAATAACCGTATCAAACGAATTCGGCTCAAGTGAGTATGATGAATATGACGACTCGACTGAGCAGGCAACAGACATTGCCGAATATCAGGCGGTTGAATAG
- a CDS encoding MSMEG_0572/Sll0783 family nitrogen starvation response protein encodes MPEVTTPAHQVGDFFVDYEEKVFPDVKAEPGEKALVTFHTVAFEGSIGLVNLLQALRLLRKGFETSVLLYGPGVTLGVQRGFPKIGDEAFPGHQNFNNQLSKFIAEGGKVYACRFALQALYGHGEPSLIPGIRPISPLDVLDLILLHRKDNAFILDTWTV; translated from the coding sequence ATGCCTGAAGTAACTACCCCCGCTCACCAAGTTGGTGACTTCTTTGTAGACTACGAAGAAAAAGTCTTCCCCGATGTGAAAGCAGAACCGGGGGAAAAAGCACTCGTGACCTTCCATACGGTCGCTTTTGAAGGATCGATCGGTCTGGTCAACTTGTTGCAAGCTCTGAGACTCCTCCGCAAAGGTTTTGAAACCTCTGTGTTGCTCTATGGTCCTGGGGTCACTTTAGGTGTGCAACGGGGCTTTCCTAAGATTGGTGACGAAGCTTTTCCGGGACACCAAAACTTCAACAATCAACTCAGCAAATTTATTGCTGAGGGTGGCAAGGTCTATGCCTGCCGTTTTGCGCTGCAAGCGTTATACGGTCATGGTGAACCTTCCTTGATACCTGGAATCCGTCCTATCAGCCCGCTAGATGTGTTGGATTTGATCCTCCTGCATCGTAAAGACAACGCCTTCATTTTGGATACCTGGACGGTGTAG
- a CDS encoding Nit6803 family nitrilase — MDYARTVRAAAVQLSPVLFSRDGTVEKVLQAIAQAAQAGAQLVVFPETVVPYYPYFSFVQPPVLMGKEHMRLYEEAVTVPGPVTDAVSRAARSYGVVVVLGVNERDNGSLYNTQLVFDADGTLLSRRRKITPTYHERMVWGQGDGSGLKVLDTAVGKLGALACWEHYNPLARFALMAQHEQIHCSQFPGSMVGQIFADQIEVTIRHHALESGCFVVNATAWLSPEQVQQITPDEKLQRVLTGGCNTAIISPEGTHLCPAITEGEGMAIADLDFSLITKRKRMMDSVGHYARPDLLQLQLNTEARSHVVGSFGDPLQGGVTPAIELSLLTED; from the coding sequence ATGGATTACGCACGTACAGTTCGGGCAGCAGCGGTACAACTGAGTCCGGTGTTATTTAGTCGAGATGGCACGGTTGAAAAGGTGTTGCAGGCGATCGCCCAGGCAGCACAAGCCGGTGCACAGTTGGTGGTGTTTCCAGAAACGGTAGTGCCCTATTACCCTTACTTCTCGTTTGTGCAACCTCCAGTGTTAATGGGCAAGGAGCACATGCGCCTGTACGAAGAGGCAGTAACCGTTCCGGGTCCGGTAACAGATGCCGTGAGTCGAGCCGCTCGCTCTTATGGGGTGGTCGTGGTGTTGGGGGTAAATGAGCGGGATAACGGTTCGCTATACAACACGCAATTAGTATTCGATGCAGATGGCACGCTGCTGTCGCGCCGCCGCAAGATTACACCCACCTACCATGAGCGTATGGTATGGGGACAGGGAGACGGTTCCGGGTTGAAGGTGTTAGATACTGCCGTGGGCAAGTTGGGAGCACTTGCCTGTTGGGAGCATTACAACCCATTGGCACGGTTTGCGTTGATGGCGCAACATGAACAAATTCATTGTTCTCAGTTTCCTGGTTCAATGGTCGGTCAGATCTTTGCAGATCAGATTGAGGTCACCATTCGCCATCATGCGCTGGAGTCAGGTTGCTTTGTGGTGAATGCCACTGCATGGCTTTCCCCAGAGCAAGTGCAGCAGATCACCCCCGATGAGAAGTTGCAACGAGTGCTAACAGGTGGATGTAATACCGCTATTATTAGTCCGGAAGGCACTCATCTCTGCCCTGCGATTACGGAAGGAGAGGGAATGGCGATCGCCGATCTAGATTTCTCCCTCATTACCAAGCGCAAACGCATGATGGATTCAGTGGGACACTACGCCCGTCCTGACTTGCTGCAATTGCAGCTCAATACAGAGGCGCGATCGCACGTTGTTGGTAGTTTTGGTGATCCTCTACAAGGTGGAGTGACTCCAGCGATCGAACTTTCGTTGCTGACAGAGGATTGA